One part of the Mycosarcoma maydis chromosome 18, whole genome shotgun sequence genome encodes these proteins:
- a CDS encoding putative VTC complex, subunit protein has translation MSTQPLLQRTAGKRIALPVRVEPKVFFANERTFLSWLNFTVTLSALAAGLLNFGDKIGRISAAMFSFVAMAIMIYALLTYHWRASAIRNRGSGPYDDRLGPTVLSVMLLIAVLVNFILRFNA, from the exons ATGTCGACCCAGCCTCTCCTTCAGCGAACCGCTGGCAAGCGTATTGCGCTGCCGGTGCGTGTCGAACCCAAGGTGTTTTTTGCCAACGAGCGAACTT TCTTGTCATGGCTCAACTTCACCGTAACGCTCTCGGCGCTTGCCGCGGGTCTGCTCAACTTTGGTGACAAGATCGGTCGTATCTCTGCCGCCATGTTCTCGTTTGTCG CTATGGCGATTATGATTTACGCACTGCTAACGTATCACTGGCGTGCGAGCGCCATCCGCAACCGTGGCTCAGGGCCTTACGACGACAGGTTGGGCCCTACTGTGCTTTCGGTCATGCTTCTCATCGCTGTTCTCGTCAACTTCATCCTCCGCTTCAACGCCTAA